The genomic interval agatttttttttttttacactttttttcttaaatttcttgtCTGTTTGGAACAGAGTCAGGTGACTAATGGttaaatacagtatttcattACTTTCTGTTTAGGGAGGATTTCACCTGCTTCCTAATTTTGACTATGAGTTTGACTCATTCTGGTTTCATTGCAGGGGACCCACTAGATAGCCTCACCCTCTGGAGCTTCAGGTGTGAATCGGCCACAAGGCCCTCTCAGCAAGCGTTGACGGATGATTCGATTCCTTCGTTCTTTTACTCATTCACTTTATCTTTATGATTAACAGCTGCATACCAAATGCAGGGCTGCGTTATGACTTTTGTGTGTCCTACACACTTTTCTTTCATGGGCTCCTTCCTCCATAGAGGCATTATTAAATCGTATTTTAGGACTGTGTTAGCAAAAGATGACTATAATCCAGGTcagattattatatattaattattatgcttttattctgactttaaaataaattaaaattaagacattttctcAGGCTCCTAATACTATTGTGGACCTCAACATTGCTTTAAGGTAAGTGGGCCCCGCTGAGCGCTCACATTGTTCCAGGAGTTGCAGTTGCGAACAATATACAATGCTGGAGCCTACATTCTAGCTGGTGAGAAACAGACATAAACAAAGTAAGTACATTTATCTTGCGAATCGGTtacaaatgttaagaaaaaacaataagGAGAACGTTATGGAGTGAGAAGGGTGGCAATTTAAACAGAATGGACAGGACAAGCATCACTAGGCAAGCCTTGAAGGAAGATGTGAACAAAGCCTGGAACACGACAGGTATATACTTGGGGGGAAAATACCATTAAGGAGAAAGTCTCAACCACAAAAACAAATCCTAAAAGCAACTCTCCCCAAAGCGTCGCTCCTCGAGTTACGTCTTTCCGTAATCTATAAGCGAGGTCGCAGAAGGTCATTGGAAACAAGTGCCTGCCGCATCAACCTCCATTTTGCTTTTGGGCACAAGCCCAAGCTACGTCCGGGCCTCATTTGTATTCCTTTACCTCTCGTTAGTTTGGGGGTTCGCTTTTCTTCATGTCCTCGTGAAGGGCAGAGAACCCTGTCGACGGAGGAGAGGAACATTGATAGTTAACACAGGCAGGAGGAACTAGGGCAGCCCACTCTGCCCTCATTCAAAATGGCGGCGCGAGCCTCGCTCTTTGTCCGGTCGGGTGGCGCGCATGCTTAGCCAGCCTCTCCGGCTTGGCGTTCTGGAGGGGCGGGCCTACGGcggggaaggcgggggggggggggggcggctcgcGCCCTGCGGCCTGGCCTGAAGTCATCTGCGCTGCCTCTGCTACCTGCAGCACCACGTTCATCCTTCCCTACCTATGGAGGGGAAGATGGAGCCTGTGACCGTAGCGACAGATAGCGGGGACCGGCCGGGGGCTCCAGCGGGCTCAGGCCTGTCGGCTTCCCAGCGTCGGGCCGAGCTGCGGCGGAGGAAGCTGCTTATGAACTCGGAACAGCGCATCAATCGGATCATGGGCTTTCACAGGCCCGGGAGTGGCGCAGGTGAGAACCTCCCATCTCCCTTCAGCTCCCGCCCACCTTTTTGAGTCTTGAGGATCGTTCTTGCTTTCCCTCCAATGCCCCGCTGATCTTTTTGACAAAGCTCTGctctctgacctcccctctgtccctgcttTTTAGGTGATGTCTCAAGTTCTCACTTCTTAATCTCTGGACGTTTCTAGTACCTGTCTTCAGTTTTCCGTAGGTTTCGCTCTCAGATTTTCCTTGTTCCCGCCCCAGGTTGTGAAACCTTGGCTCCTGAGCCCTATGGCATGGTGCCCTCTGCCCAGTAATGCTAGACAGCCCCTTGTTCCCCTTCTTTCCCCACGCCCTCCCCTCTTTTGAAGGGCGTACATTTTCCGCCCCGGTTACATTGCTCTCTTGTGCCCTTCAGGAAGAATACTTGGTTTTCTTTCCGTTCCAGATGCTTTCCCTTCTAGTGCCTTCCCTAGTATCTAgcttccttcttttgcttttcgCTGTTACTCTGTCGGCACAGGGGAGCTTGTGCTTACTGAACTGCCCCCCTAGTCCTTCCTACGTGGATCTAGGACCCTTACGGTCATATCGTAGTGTCTGTGTTCAGTGCCCTCAACACTGTCATCTGCAGGCTTTCTACAACAGGAGAATAAATTTGGAGCGACCATTCTTTGTACCCTAACAAGTGGGACGTGCCCACCAGAGGTCTTCTCTCTTAGTGTGCTGAGATTGATGTCAGGAACTGCATTTAACCCTAAAGAGAGTTCCTCATTTCTCCCCCAATGCATGTACAATGAgttcctaaaaattttttttcatgtgattatttatGGAACACTTAATATGAACTAGTGTTCTCTAAGTTTCCATTCAGTGCCTGTAGTAATTGACGCTTAGTCACTGTTCCAAAGCTACTTAAATCTTTGTGATTTCTGCGGGGCTTTAGATAGACAGCTCTGAACTTTTAGATAGTTCACAGGTTTGCAGCCAGAACTACTAGGAAAGGTAAGAAGCGCTTTTTCAAATTCATCTAGAACAGCAGCTAGAAAACACATTTCTCCCTTTAATAATTAAAAGCAGGGTATTTATTCTTTCCCAAGACATGTATTTGTTATCCTTCTCTAGGTACAttctgtattttgttcttttgctttgaACATTCTGTCACTAAAggctttattttgtatttaaaccCGAAAAGCATCCTAAAACTGCTTAAGTACTTACTAATGGCTCCAGCACTACAGTGGGAGGATTACGTAAACAGTAGCTGTAGGATATGCCACACCCTATGCTGACAGGACTCTGGATTCAGAATTGTAATattaaaatacaggttttaaagagctttaatcattttatatttttaaccagATAGGCTAGAGCAGGCAGTGCAGTCATACTTCTGGGATACATTATCCATGAAAACCTGGTCTTTTTGGCTTGCTCCATCCGTGACCATCTTTCCCAATTTGTCTGCTAGTCTTATCTTCTACTCCCCAAATTTGGATTATGTCCTTTGCAGGAAAACTCTTCTGGAGTGATGTATTTTGAGCGTGTAGAGGAAGGaactagtttattttttcatgcGGAACCAGTATTTAGATTCAGAGACTGCAGAGTTCTACCAGTAGCagcatattttttaatcttaatgtgAAAGGTGTTTGCCAGTATACACTACATAAGGCTTCTAAATTTCTCTTCTCAGAAGAAGAAGGTCAAACAAAATCAAAGCAGGACAGTGACAAACTGAACTCTCTCACCATCCCTTCAGTTTCAAAGCGAGTAGTGCTGGGCGATTCGGTTGGTACAGGAACTACTGACCAGCAAAGTGATGTGGCCGAGGTAAAGGGGACTCAGCTGGGAGACAGATTGGACTCTTTCATTAAACCACCTGAGTGCAATAATGATGTAAACCTTGAGCTCCGGCAGCGGAACAGAGGGGACCTGACAGCAGACACTGTCCAGAGGGGTTCTCGCCATGGCCTCGAACAGTACCTCTCCAGATTTGAAGAAGCAATGAAGCTACGGAAACAGCTGATTAGTGAGAAACCCAATCAAGAAGATGGAAATACAGCAGAAGAATTTGACTCTTTTCGAATATTTAGATTGGTGGGATGTGCTCttcttgcctttggagtcagagcTTTTGTTTGCAAGTACTTGGtaagaaatataatggaaaatgcAAATTGGTTATGTGATGAGGACTATTAATCCGTGGGACTGATTGCCAATATTACTGTTTACCAGATTCATGTGGCTGTTTGGGGATATAGTATAAACTGCTGTTCACCTAGATATAGATGAAATGTCCTGGTTAAATACAGAGCCCAGTAATAATTGCTTAACTCTTTCTGTATTCTAGGCAGCATTCTAAgcgctttacatgtattaattcatttaacctcATCCTCCTGAACTAGGTATCACTTGACTctgtgttttatagatgaaggaatGAAGCCTCAGGggttaagtcatttgcccaaggtcacatcgCTAAGTGACAGCTGGGCAGTTGCTTTCCAAAGCCAAAGGGTAAAGTATCTACATGTACTATAGATTAATCAccacttttcaaataatttgaaacCTTAAAATGCAGTTGCTGTGGTCCTGAACAGGAGCtttaatttaatataatcctGAACCACATAATTTTCCTGTCGTTCAGAAAGCACCTCAGCATTTTATAATGTGGTAGTATCATCATAATGGCAGTTCCTCTTTATTGTACCAGAACGTGCCGGGAGAATTGAAGAAAGACATAGCTCATAGTTTAGTGTCTTGCTCTTCGAAGTATTTCCATTCactagacatttaaagaatatcTACCAGGTACATAAGCAAATTTTTCAGATTATTAAAGTTTAGGTTTCTCGGCAAAAACCTTTCTTAAAATcagttttatgcattttttcttaAGTGAGAATCTGTTGTACAGACTTTTTTCTGATGTTAAATTGTCCTAGCTTTCAGCATTTAGTGAGATGTGTAGCTGCTTTCTCTTATTGAGAGGGCTCTGTGTTTTTATGATTTGAAAGTTAGGTCCTATTTTTATGCCTCATTTTTGTatgaggtttttttggttttctgggGCTTTTTGCTATGAGATTTTCAGCTGCTATTTCTAAGTACTTCCATCTGGTGATGTTTGTTTGCTCGTTCACTCCATAATATTTTTACgtttaggaataaatgtaaattaattattGTTTTGATCTTTCTGATTATATTGTGTGAGAAGCAAGAAAACCATGCCATTTTATCTATAACAAGAATAGCTTGTCATTTGGATGCCAGAGATAGAGTTAATAAGTCAACTTCTTGCCCCAGAGTCTGGGAATGCATGTTATCTTTTGAGTACTGGGCCTTTATGTGTGCTTCGAAATTGTCAGTTAGTTACTTCTCGGTGAGAGAGATGTTACTGCATAATGTGTTACACATCTATCACCATTGAATACTCTAAATCATTTAAAGAGTAAATTTTTGTGAGAGAAGACATTTTGGGGGACATCAAAATAATGTGACTTGAGAAGCATGTTTTTTAATAAGGACTTAATTATAAGCTTAAttataaacttatttataaaCTTAATTATAAGTTTTATAATAAGGAAATCTAGTCCCTTTAGTTTTTTCACCCTTCTGCAGAAACAAGACTACTTTCAGCCACTAAAATtaagttgttggttttttttttttaccatgtttttGCTTGGAATTTTACAGCTGCTGTTAGTTTAGTTTGATTTGTTGTGATTTGAATGATAATGTTGGAAATACATAACTTTATCTTCTGTCTTCACAGTCCATATTTGCTCCGTTTCTTACTTTACAACTTGCATACATGGGACTATACAAATACTTTCCTaaggtaaattaaaattttttctaaattgggGTGATGTGTTTAGACCGATTAATGATTAGATAATTctaagagcttaaaaaaaattagtcataCTCATGGTCTGAATCAGTGTTACTAAGAGTGTCATTGTCCCACCAATGCTGATCTTaaaactttcatttctatttataatgAGTTAAGTTCAGGAGGGAGTGATTAGAAACTTGTTAGCAATTTGAAATTGCCAtaacatttttatcatattttacaaatatgtcGATCTACCATAGACTGGTGGAAAAACTTAACTACAGAATTTGAATAGTACTTGTCTGAGAAAGTATTGAGTTTAATTACTTAGTGAATGTAGTGATGCATGTCTGTAATAAAGGAAATTAACTTTAAGAGGGGGCCATTTATCTTACTGTGCTCCTTTCTAGATGCTTAACAGCAGTGCTGTTTATCTTAATGTCAAGGGCCTGgtattttcaagaaatatttggcCAAAACTGCATTACAGAATCATGTAGAGTGTCCGTGTTTACCTAGTTGGGTTACTTACAAATGTATACACAGTTTTATGGGACTTGAGTGGTGGAGAAAATAACCTCACTTATGTGATTGAGTTTTGTATGAGTTTTTTACTGAAAAACAGGTACTTGGTCATTTGcttagttatttattattatttgtgtttattttttgagagagagagagagacagagcatgagtgggggaggcggggagagagagacacacacacagaatccaaagcagactccaggctctgagctgtcagtacagagcctgacttggggctggaattcaacgaaatgtgagatcatgccctgagcggaagttggtagcttaaccaactgagtcacctaggcaccctcTCATGTGTATTTTGAATGGGGtttgaaacatttatatttatgaagaGTCAAATAGGCCATATATATAaagtaagagagagaagaaagaaatgtaattttattttattttaaaatttatttagtttttttgattatATAGATGTATATTTATTGACCTCTCACCCCCaagaaaagtaattaattaaagtGTCTGTTTagaaattaattctttaaacacTGATTATAGTTTTACAATAGCAAAGTTTGGAAACAACGAAGATGTCTACTAATAAATGACCtattgggacgcctggctggctctgtcaatAGAGTATATGACTCTTAATCTCTGGGCCgagagtttgagcctcatgttgggtgtggcgtctacttaaaataaaaatgttcttttaaaaaaaaaatttttttttaatgtttatttctgagacagagacagaacatgcgtgggggaggggcagagagagagggaggcacagaatcccaagcaggctccaggctctgagttgtcagcacagagcccgacgcggggcttgaactcacaaactgtgagatcatggcctgagctgaagtcggtcgctcaactgactgagccacccaagcaccccaaaaatgttttaaatattaaaaaaaaaaaaaaagactcactaAATTATGGCATATCCATTCAGAATGATGAAGCTCTGATGTATAGATATTAGTAAGCTCGCCAAGAAATactaagagaagaaaacaaaatgcagcaTAGGATCTATAGTATATTGCTTTTTTCGTAAAAAggagaataatatatatttgattttgctTGTGTATGTGTGAAAAAACTGgaagttttgtgatttttttttttttttttaagattttagttttaagtaatctctatacccaacatagggctcaaacttacaaccctgataACAAGATTCGCAcaatctgagccagccaggaatcCCATAAACTCTGGAAAAATGTTACATGAAACTATTAACAGCAGTTATTTGTGATAGGAATGTGTGGGGGTTACTAGGTaaatgggggagagaaaaggaagggagattaCTGTATACTTTGTACTTTTCTctcaacaaaacatttttttatggatgtgtctttttttttttttaagtgtatttattttgagagagagagagaaagagaatcccaagcagctccaagctgtcagtgcagagcccgactccaggctcgatctcataaaccatgagatcctgaaatcaagagttggacacttaaccaactgagccacccaggtgcccctgtaacttttctttttaagataaaaaacaatttttttaagtaatctccacacctacatggggcttgaacttaccaccctgagatctagagtcacatgcattagcagctgagccagccaggtacccctttgtttcattttattttctttccctctcttctttctttctttttctttctttctttttttccttccttccttccttccttccttccttccttccttccttccttcttttttttacatgtttatcacttatttttgagaagagagagtgcatgtgaacagaagtgagtgggggaagggcagagagagagggagacagaaaatcccaagcaagctccatgctgccagcgcagagcctgtcacagggccaaaaccacgagccatgagatcatgatgtgagctaaaaccaagagcttaaccaactgagccacccaggcaccttttttttttagagattttatttttaagaaacctctacacccagcatggggcttgaatttataatCCCGAGATCCAGAAtaacatgctctaccgactgagccagccaggtgccccttctaggaacacttaagaaaaaattctttttttaatgtttatttttgagagagacagagacagaatgtgagtggtttgggtcagagagagagggagacacagaatctgaagcaggttccgggctctgagctgtcagcacagagcccaacgccgggcttgaactcaacaagctgtgagatcatgacctgagccaaagtcagatgctcaaccgactgagccatccaggcgcccctggaacagTTTTTAAACAGacagaaatgtttaaagaattgtACAGTGAGCGCCCATTTCTACTTATTACCTAAATTCTACAAGTAACATTTTGTTATATTATCATGATTTATgcaatttatccattttcagtccatctttttttttttccttgatgagttTCAAAGTATGTTGTAGATGTTGACATCAGTATGCTTTACCCCTACACGTTCTGGTCAGGTGTCATTAACTACAATTCAGTGGTTGTTTATGGTTATCCTTGTTTTCATTAAGGTAAAATTTTCACACAGTAAAATGCTCAAATCTTTAGTGAGTTTTGTCAGCCTGTGAGTCCCAAATCCTTTAAAGGTTTAGAACATGACTGTTAGGAATTTTCACTGTGTCCCTTTTCAGTCAGCTTTCAGCCCCTTACACCCTGAGGGtctgattgtttttttcccaccatagattagtttttgCCTATGTTagtacttctttctttccttttttttttaagatttcatttattaaaaaaattttttttttgtttatttattttgagagagagagtgcgcacaagtggggaaggggcagagagaagagagacacagaatcccaagcaggctctgcctcatcagtgcagagcctgatgtgaggctccagCTTATGAagtaggagatcatgacctgcactgagatcgagagtcggatgcttaaccgactgagccacccaggtgcccctaagtattttatttttaagtaatctctatacccagcgtggggctcaaactcaaaaccccgagatcaagagccagccCGCTGCTCCTGTTTTAGTAtttcatatatgtg from Panthera uncia isolate 11264 chromosome A1 unlocalized genomic scaffold, Puncia_PCG_1.0 HiC_scaffold_17, whole genome shotgun sequence carries:
- the CAMLG gene encoding guided entry of tail-anchored proteins factor CAMLG; this encodes MEGKMEPVTVATDSGDRPGAPAGSGLSASQRRAELRRRKLLMNSEQRINRIMGFHRPGSGAEEEGQTKSKQDSDKLNSLTIPSVSKRVVLGDSVGTGTTDQQSDVAEVKGTQLGDRLDSFIKPPECNNDVNLELRQRNRGDLTADTVQRGSRHGLEQYLSRFEEAMKLRKQLISEKPNQEDGNTAEEFDSFRIFRLVGCALLAFGVRAFVCKYLSIFAPFLTLQLAYMGLYKYFPKGEKKIKTTVLTAALLLSGIPAEVINRSMDTYSKMGEVFTDLCVYFFTFIFCHELLNYWGSEVP